A single region of the Kwoniella botswanensis chromosome 1, complete sequence genome encodes:
- a CDS encoding plasma-membrane proton-efflux P-type ATPase: MSTNEKVGHTEEAPVKESSIENKVAGDAPALDEAPEKKKREYKEMEHEAHGDLHAKVDMNTIQFTATDLYDKDKVDIEHVVMEEVFQLLQCDEGGLTEAEATDRIGIFGPNKLEEKKENVFLQFLSFMWNPLSWVMEGAALVAIALSNGEGEPPDWQDFVGIVLLLLINSTIGFVEERNAGNAVKALMDSLAPKAKVKRDGKWRDIESADLVPGDIIAFKHGDVCPADCRLTEAIDVSMDQAALTGESLPVSKKLGDECFSGSTCKQGEVEAVVISTGPNTFFGRAATLVGQDNDQVGHLQMVLARIGSFCLVSIGIFVVLEIVILYPRFHYTYRRGLNNILVLLIGGIPIAMPTVLSVTLAVGAQQLAKHKAIVTRITAIEELAGVTILCSDKTGTLTTNKLTIDKENVKCYSQWDVEGVCLLAAYASRTENQDAIDGCVVGTLPDPKQAREGIDLLDFKPFNPVDKRTEITYRDNRDGGKLKRATKGMTGIIIELCSRNKTSELEDQLEADVEEFARRGLRALAVAYEDVVGDAADGQGTGFELAGLLSIFDPPRSDTKQTIDDAMALGVKVKMVTGDQLAIAKETGRRLGLGDHMYPAKVLKDGPEAGGKHANLDEMIMDADGFAGVFPEHKFEIVKRIQALGHLCAMTGDGANDAPALSRANVGIAVEGATDAARGAADIVLTEPGLSTIVHAIYGSRVIFQRMRNYAIYACAVTIRIVVCFAIMAFIWQFDFPSFMVLIIAVLNDGTIMTLSLDRVLPSTTPDSWDLAEVFAYGIGYGFYLSASTIALYATMHSTNFFEDKFGVNPIKATNDPQGHMVIYLQVAIISQALIFVTRSHGPSWTERPSVALMLAFCLAQLISSIIAAFGDWGFTNVHSISGGWIGIVWVWNIVWYFPLDAVKFFMKKTIIAALQRRKARKAAIATVDENGERLQRTASRHESLYSNRTSFLSRAANRLRGGAKISMSQNELQRFSSIQAQQSGAALTRAHSRPAA, from the exons ATGTCCACAAACGAGAAAGTTGGACATACCGAGGAGGCTCCTGTCAA GGAGTCGTCCATCGAGAACAAAGTTGCCGGTGATGCACCAG CCCTTGACGAAGCTCCcgaaaagaagaagcgaGAGTACAAGGAAATGGAACACGAGGCCCATGGTGATCTCCACGCCAAGGTTGACATGAACACT ATCCAATTCACTGCTACTGATCTTTATGACAAAGACAAGGTCGACATCGAACACGTTGTCATGGAGGAAGtcttccaacttctccaATGTGACGAAGGTGGTCTTACCGAAGCTGAGGCTACCGACCGTATCGGTATCTTCGGTCCTAACAAActtgaagagaagaaggagaa CGTTTTCCTCCAATTCCTTTCCTTCATGTGGAACCCCCTCTCATGGGTCATGGAAGGTGCTGCCCTTGTCGCTATCGCTCTTTCCAacggtgaaggtgaaccCCCCGATTGGCAAGATTTCGTCGGTATCGttctcttgctcttgatCAACTCTACTATCGGTTTCgttgaagagagaaatgCTGGTAACGCTGTCAAGGCTCTTATGGACTCCCTCGCCCCCAAGGCTAAAGTGAAGCGAGATGGCAAATGGAGAGATATCGAATCTGCCGACTTGGTTCCAGGTGATATTATCGCCTTCAAGCACGGTGATGTCTGTCCTGCTGATTGTCGTCTCACTGAAGCCATTGATGTATC TATGGATCAAGCCGCTCTTACCGGTGAATCTCTTCCTGTCTCCAAGAAACTCGGTGACGAGTGTTTCTCCGGTTCCACCTGTAAACAAGGTGAAGTCGAGGCTGTCGTTATCTCCACCGGTCCCAACACCTTCTTCGGTCGTGCCGCTACCCTTGTCGGTCAAGATAATGACCAGGTCGGCCACTTGCAAATGGTTTTGGCTCGAATCGGTTCTTTCTGTCTCGTTTCCATTGGTATCTTCGTTGTCCTCGAAATCGTTATCCTTTACCCTCGATTCCACTACACCTACCGAAGAGGTCTTAACAACATCCTTGTATTGCTCATTGGTGGTATTCCCATTGCTATGCCTACTGTATTGTCCGTTACCCTCGCTGTCGGTGCCCAACAGCTTGCCAAACACAAGGCTATCGTTACCCGAATCACTGCCATCGAAGAACTTGCTGGTGTAACCATCCTCTGTTCCGACAAGACCGGTACCCTCACCACCAACAAGCTTACCATTGACAAGGAGAACGTCAAGTGTTACTCTCAATGGGACGTCGAAGGTGTCTGTCTCCTCGCTGCCTACGCTTCTCGAACTGAAAACCAAGATGCTATCGATGGTTGTGTCGTTGGTACCCTCCCCGACCCCAAACAAGCCAGAGAAGGTATCGATCTCCTTGACTTCAAGCCCTTCAACCCTGTCGACAAGAGAACCGAAATTACCTACCGAGACAACCGAGACGGTGGTAAGCTCAAGAGAGCCACCAAGGGTATGACTGGTATCATCATAGAACTCTGTTCCCGAAACAAGACCTCCGAACTTGAAGATCAACtcgaagctgatgtcgaAGAATTCGCCCGACGAGGTCTCCGAGCTCTTGCTGTCGCTTACGAAGATGTTGTTGGTGATGCCGCTGATGGACAAGGAACCGGTTTCGAACTTGCTGGTCTTCTTTCTATCTTCGACCCTCCTAGATCCGACACCAAACAAACTATCGATGATGCTATGGCCCTCGGTGTTAAAGTCAAGATGGTTACTGGTGATCAACTCGCTATTGCCAAGGAGACTGGTCGACGACTTGGTCTTGGTGACCACATGTACCCCGCTAAAGTGCTAAAGGATGGACCTGAAGCTGGTGGTAAACACGCCAACCtcgatgaaatgatcatGGATGCCGATGGTTTCGCTGGTGTCTTCCCCGAACACAAATTCGAGATTGTCAAGAGAATCCAAGCACTCGGTCACTTGTGTGCTATGACTGGTGATGGTGCCAACGATGCTCCTGCCCTTTCAAGAGCCAACGTCGGTATTGCTGTCGAAGGTGCTACCGATGCTGCTCGAGGTGCTGCCGATATTGTGCTTACCGAACCCGGTCTTTCTACCATCGTCCACGCCATCTACGGTTCTCGAGTCATCTTCCAGAGAATGAGAAACTATGCCATCTATGCTTGTGCCGTTACCATCCGTATCGTCGTCTGTTTCGCTATCATGGCTTTCATCTGGCAATTCgatttcccatctttcatGGTTCTTATCATTGCCGTTCTTAACGATGGTACCATTATGACCCTCTCCCTTGATCGAGTACTTCCATCCACCACCCCAGACTCTTGGGATCTTGCCGAAGTATTCGCCTACGGTATCGGTTACGGTTTCTACCTCTCTGCTTCCACCATCGCTCTCTACGCCACCATGCACTCCACCAACTTCTTCGAAGACAAATTCGGTGTCAACCCCATCAAGGCTACCAACGATCCCCAGGGTCACATGGTCATCTACCTCCAAGTTGCCATCATCTCTCAAGCTCTTATCTTCGTCACTCGATCTCACGGACCTTCATGGACTGAACGACCTTCGGTTGCCCTTATGCTTGCTTTCTGTCTCGCTCAattgatctcttccatcattgCCGCCTTCGGTGATTGGGGTTTCACCAACGTTCACTCCATCTCTGGTGGTTGGATCGGTATCGTTTGGGTATGGAACATTGTTTGGTACTTCCCTCTCGATGCCGTCAAGTTCTTCATGAAGAAGACCATCATCGCTGCTCTCCAAAGACGAAAGGCCAGAAAGGCTGCCATTGCCACTGTTGACGAGAACGGTGAGAGACTTCAACGAACTGCCTCAAGACACGAATCTTTGTACTCGAACCGAACCTCTTTCTTATCCCGAGCTGCCAACAGACTCAGAGGTGGTGCCAAGATCTCCATGTCTCAAAACGAGCTTCAACGattctcttccatccaaGCTCAACAATCTGGTGCTGCTCTTACCAGAGCTCACTCTAGACCTGCCGCATAA